The Nymphaea colorata isolate Beijing-Zhang1983 chromosome 11, ASM883128v2, whole genome shotgun sequence genome includes the window TCATCATCGCAAGTAAAAATGGGATTATGGCATCAAGATGTGCATCATGTTAAGCATGTTACTCAGTTAGAGAGTCTCACCGTATTTAGATCAAGTAATTGCATCTGACGAGTTATGTTTTGGTGCATCTTTTCTCTTGCCGTTACACGACTGTTATACAGGTTTGAACACTGTTCTGGTGCTATAAGAGCTGCGTTGAAATAACTTGATTCAGTTCTGGTTTCATTGTATACAAGGTTAAGCTCAGATATTAGTTGAATGACGTACAGAGGTCAACTGCTCTTTCTAAGCTGCAAAAGCCATCCATTGATAATCGAGCTTACGATCCTTGAGGAAGGATCCACTTGCTTGGTTGAATAAAAGATACAAGAACAGCCACCTACCGTCATGTCTATAAATAGTCTCTTGCTTTCTGTTTGTGCAATCTTACTGTTGGTGtctattgaaaagaaaagagattaCTACTTTTGCATCTGTGAAGAGCAAACTTTTTTCCCCATTAAAGCTAATTTTTTGGACTGATGTTTTTGAGCTTAACATTGTTGGAGTGTTCAGATCGTTTTTGCTTCCTTCCTATCTTCACTTTACTTGAATAGCGTTCTTACTTTTATTTAACATATATCCCGTTTGTGTTATCCTAATGAATGACAAACACGGTTTTTTGTTGTGCAGAGACGACTAGGAAAGCAATCTGTGAGTTGTCTGCCTTGGTTGGCCAAGGATCTATTCAACCTTTTCCAAATAAAAGGTGGGAATAGGTCATTGGGTTGGATCTTTTGGAGGGAATCTTTCTTCACATGAGCAATCTCAATTGCCCCTGATCCCTGATCGAACCGGTTTCAGTTAACATGGATTCAGAAGAATTCCTCAGATTTGGCATGCCAATTTCTGAAACAGGAGATCCTTTTTATGATGACTCGTTTTCCCTCAGAAACTGGACGTTTGAGTCCATGAAAGTTACTCTCGGAAGCTCGCCTGACTCGCCTTTCTCAGCTCCATTTGATGGCGATTGCTTTTCTGCTATGAGCAGCAGCCAAGAGCAGCACAGCTCTACTGAGAACTTGTCAGTCATGAGCTCTTCCTACAATTCAGACGGCTTCCAGAGGTACTCACCACCGAGTAGTAAAGAGACATTACAGGGTCAGTTTGGAGGGAATCCATTTTCGCGTGATGTTGATGTAGGTTGCAGTTTCAGTATGAGACACAAATTACAGGAGCTAGAGACAGTTCTGATGGGTCCTGACGCCGATGAAGACGGCCATGGGAGTGGTTTCCATTGCGAGAACAAAGTACCTGACAAGTCAAAGCGAACAAGGGAAGCTCTTGATGGGGAATTTCCACATGGCTCACCAAAGATTGCTGCAGAGGCTCCTACCATGAAAAAACACAGAAGAACAGACCAAGCGGCCGAGCTAAGCGCAGTCCAGAATCCACATTTGCATGAGACACCGCAGGGGGATGTCAGGCAGTTACTGATACAATGCGCAGAGGCACTTCAAAACCCATATTGTGATTTTGACAAGCTGATAGCAGAGGCTAGAAGTGGTGTCTCTATCAATGGCGAACCAATCCAGCGGTTAGGCGCCTACATGGTTGAAGGCTTGGTAGCTCGCAAGGAAGCATCTGGTTCGAACATCTACCGGACATTGAGGCGTAAAGAGCCGGAGAGCGAAGACCTGCTCTCTTACATGCACACCATGAACGAAGTATGCCCATATCTCAAATTCGGATACATGGCTGCCAATGGCGCCATAGCTGAAGCATTCAGAAATGAAGATCGAGTTCATATAATAGATTTCCAGATTGCACAGGGGACTCAGTGGGTCACCCTTTTACAGGCATTAGCTGGAAGACCAAGTGGGCCGCCACATGTGAGAATCACAGGAATTGACGATCCCGTATCAAAGTATGCTCGTGGTGAAGGCCTGGAGGCCGTGGGGAGAAGGCTGACGGCCATTTCAGAGAAATATCAGATACCGCTAGTCTTCCACGCAGTGTCAGAGTTCGGGCCAGAAATCAACGCAGAGATGCTCCACATACAACCAGGAGAAGCACTTGCCGTCAACTTTGCTCTCCAGCTTCACCACACTCCCGATGAGAGTGTTGATGTGAACAACCCCCGCGACGGCCTCCTGAGATTGGTCCGGGCTTTGTCACCGAAGGTGATGACTCTGGTCGAGCAGGAATCGAACACCAACACGGCGCCATTTTTTACAAGGTTCATGGAGACCCTGGATTACTATTCCGCCATGTTCGAATCGATCGATGTCACCTTGCCGAGGGACAGTAAGGACAGGATCAATGTTGAGCAGCACTGTTTGGCCCGTGATATTGTTAATATAATtgcttgtgaaggtatggaaaGAGTGGAGAGACACGAGCTGCTGGGAAAGTGGAGGTCCAGGCTGACCATGGCAGGTTTCAAGCCATTTCCACTGAGCCCCTTGGTGAACTCCGTGGTTAGGTCTCTGTTGAAGACCTATTCAGAGCATTACAACCTTTTGGAGAAAGATGAGGCGGTGCTTCTTGGCTGGAAAAACAGAAGTTTGGTATCAGCATCAGCATGGTATTGAGGATTAATGATGAACAGAGGACGGCATTGTTGTCTTCTTCCGGTGCTCTGGGGGGGCTAGCTGTTTTTGAAACCTTGAATCCTGTTGTACTCTAGGTGAAAGAAACGTAGTTGATGGGAAGTATCTGATGGAAATTCTCTGTATTTTTGCTTCTCCCTGTGGTGATTGGAGAAGCTTGTCGTAGTAACTTGCGTAATTCTTTAAATtgtttttctcccttttttggGATGAAACAATATTCTATAAGATGGAAATTTTCTCTGTTTGGTACGTGATCTGTTTTAATATTTCAATTGTTAGACAGAAGCAAGCAGATTGTATGGGCGGGGCATACTTGGAGGCCTATATCAAAAGCTTTGATGATGGGTAGGAAAAGCTCTCATTAGTGAATAAAGGAAAAGGGCAAAAAATTACTATCATTATTATAAGAAATTTAAtgaataataaatgaaaaaaaaacttaaataaaaattgTCCAAATCTTTCTCTACTATAAGAAGTTGCAAAACCTTGCCAATGAAAAGCTGAAAACCTGCGGAGGGATATTATACTGGATAACAGATGTAGTCACATAATCAAGTTTTATGATAATCTAGCTTCATTTAGGGACAgagtttaccaaaaaaaaaaaaaaaaggatatctCCAGATTGACATGACGGTGGATTCCTTGAGTCAGTCCAAGATTAGTGCGATGCCCATCTCCAGACTGGCTGAACCATGCTACTGAACATCATCGGTTAGCAGTCACTGCGCCAACTCTGTTTGATTAATggctcaaatttgaatctgttTAAACTTAAACAAGATTcgtcggattcagatttggtatGTGGTTTTGGAATTGAGTTTGAATCGAAGCAGAGGCGGAGTCCGGATTTTTTTCAACGACGAGCCAACAGTTCAACCAACCTCTCAATCGGATAAAGCCAATTaaagtcaaatccaaaaaatacataccTGATATCTTCACTTCACCGACTTTTAAAGCCCCGTTGATGAGCAAGAGAAGTACAGTAGAGTAGGGGAATAAATTCGCGCTCTTAGAGTTTATCCTCAGCCCATCATGCCGCGGAGGGCGCGCGCGCGCGCGCATGTGAGGACAATCAAATTCTATCTGTAGTCTACGATTCGTCGGCTCTTGTCTTGTTCGATAAACTTAAGCCCACCTTGCCTAAAGGGGCACCATTTTCTATCTGTTTGCTGATCAAGAAGGTGTTCTTCCTATGGTTTTTTGATATCGTGGAGTGCTGGTCATCGTCAAGAACTTGATGTTTGCATCTGGTTTATGTTTGATATGTACCGGCCATGGGCAAATCCCAAGTATGACATATACGTATTGCATGTCTCTTTATGCAGTTTAACTGTCTTCAGTATTCTGCAACATTTTAACGCATGGAGGTGAATGTGAGTTTCAATATATATCTTTTTGTACGTGAGTTTCCACCTCAAGGGGAATGAGATTGCACAACGTTGTGGGACAGAAGTATTTATCAACGGCAACAATTTATCTATGAACCTTTTTCCCTCACTCATCAAACTGTGGATTTTATTTCATGCCCATCACATGCATGTTAAAAAAACCAGGGCTGGAatcttattttttggatttaaatccatggattttattCCATAGACTTCTATCCGCGGATTCTATTTTGTGGCCTTCAAACGGGGCCTAACGGGAAGGGAGACTAAGAATATGATACTTCTGCCAAGAACATGAGATTTTTGCTCAAATCGCTTGTCAGGAAACTGCATCTCTTATTGAACAAAGGGTTCCTCACTGATTCTATTGAGACTGCATCTTTCGTTGTGCACCAACGTTGCAGATTCCACCATCATTTAGCCAGAAGTTCAACTGATGTATGCTCCATTCTTCAGGATTTCATCTATTCTGATGCACCATCACATGGAATATTCCTTCATTCCTTCGTTCTAAAAGCAGGTCTCCAATGGAACAGCGCATTGTGCACGAAGCTCGTTTTACTATATCTGAAATCTGGCTATCTGGGTTGTGCACATCAGTTGTTCGAGGAAATGCCTCGAAGAGCTGTTAGTTCATGGAATGCGATGATTGCTGCTTATTTCAAGCAGCGTAACTTGGACAAAAGCTTGGAACTCGTTTACCAAATGCGGGAATCTCTTGAGTTGTTTGATGGGTTCACATACTCGTGCATTCTGAGGCTCTCTGCAGGTTTGAGGAATTTGGGCATTGGAAGGCAAGTTCATTGTCGGATACTCAGGTGTAAGGTGGATTGTGATCGTGTTCTTATTACTGGCCTGGTTGACATGTACGCTAAGAATGGGAAGATTGAGTATGCCCGTCGGTTGTTTGATGATGTGTCTGAGAAAAATATCGTCTGCTCCACTGCTATGATATCAGGGTATATGAAATGTGGAAGAGTTAACGATGCTGAGGAAATATTTAACGCGGTGACTGAGAGGGACGTGGTAGTGTGGAATGCAATGATTGAGGGATACAGTTTGCTAGTTGATAATGCCAGCAGAGCACTTATTGCTTTTATTGAGATGCAGCAAGCCGGCCTTTGTCCAACTGTGTCAACCTTTGCAAGTCTGATTGGAGCCTGCATCAGTTTATCAGCTTTGGAACAAGGGCAACAAATCCATGCACATGTAATCAAGAATCATTTGTGGGTAGATGTTCGATCTGGTAGTGCACTTGTCGATATGTATGCCAAATGTGGAAGGATTGAGGATTCCAGGAAGGTATTCGATAGAATGCATCACAGGAATGTTATTACTTGGACAGCTATGATTGATGGCTATGGGAAGAATGGAAACGTTGACGAGTCGCTTCACTTGTTTCAgaatatgaaaatgttgaagGTCATCCCGAATTATGTTACCTTCCTCAGTGTTCTTTCTGCATGTGGACATGGCGGGCTAGTTGATGAAGGTTGGGAAATCTTTAGTAGCATGAAACGTGACTATGGTCTTTCTCCTAGAGTGGAACATTATGCGTGCATGGTTGATCTTATCGGACGCACAGGCTCCTTAGATGAAGCAGTGAAGTTCATTGAGTTGATGCCAATACTACCAAATGAAGATGTATGGGGGGCATTATTGGGTGCAAGTAGGTTACATGGTGATGTAGCTATGGCAGCTATCGCAGCCAAGGAGCTCTTTAAATTAAACAGTTGTAAGCCTGGAGCTTATGTTGCTTTATCGAATGCATATGCAGCTGCTGGAAGATGGGAGGGAGTACACATTGTGAGGGAATTGATGAAGGATTCTGGTGTCTCCAAGAATGCTGGTTGTAGTTGGGTGGAGACAGAGGAGGGTCTGCAGACTTTTCATGTGGGATAGGAGTTAATGTCACAGTATTCAGGTGTACTAGCATGAGCAATTGACTCAAATCATGAACTTTTATTTGGTAAAAGATGGTTTAGGAGTTTGTTAGTCATACTCACTGGCTAATGATAGAATacgtgttcttcttcttcagcaaagCTGATTTAAGAGAAATAGAAATCTTTTGGGAGTTATCCAGCTGAGCTGAGCCATCTGCTCGAATGTGGCAGTTTGCTTCTTGGCACCCTAAGGCTTGGAAATGAGGTTTCAGCAGTCGGGAGTGGCTGTGACCTAGGAGATGGCAATTAGAGCTTGTGATCTAACCCTGCAATCTACTGACTAGCTTTTGGATATAAAGCATTGGAATTGAAGGTAGCATCATCTTAAGAAGCAGTGGATCCAACAAGATCAGGCCTTTTCCTCAGTCTCACTTGGCCAAGGACAGCAAGCCAAACACTGGCTTTGTAAAAAGCCACATCTATGGCAAAGAGGCTGGTTTCCTCCATATGGAATGAATTTGGAAACCGTGAGATGAAATAGTTGGATCGTTAAGGTTGTTTTAGATTGTGTGAAAGTTGGGTGCTCAGACCACGTTATGTTCTAGAGGAGTTAGTATTTGAGCTTCTGCCAACAACAGGGTTATTGGTGCTCGATATTGATCATGCAAATGGCCATAAAaaggtacttttttttttctttctctgttttaCTGTGTTCATGCTTTGATCGTCACTAGGAATCttggttccttttctttcaaactATATCATGGGTATGGGTAGAAACAATGACGTTCCTAGATTGGATCGCATTAACTGATCATTCCTTTCTTTCATATTGGTGCACCGATA containing:
- the LOC116263914 gene encoding scarecrow-like protein 21, which gives rise to MDSEEFLRFGMPISETGDPFYDDSFSLRNWTFESMKVTLGSSPDSPFSAPFDGDCFSAMSSSQEQHSSTENLSVMSSSYNSDGFQRYSPPSSKETLQGQFGGNPFSRDVDVGCSFSMRHKLQELETVLMGPDADEDGHGSGFHCENKVPDKSKRTREALDGEFPHGSPKIAAEAPTMKKHRRTDQAAELSAVQNPHLHETPQGDVRQLLIQCAEALQNPYCDFDKLIAEARSGVSINGEPIQRLGAYMVEGLVARKEASGSNIYRTLRRKEPESEDLLSYMHTMNEVCPYLKFGYMAANGAIAEAFRNEDRVHIIDFQIAQGTQWVTLLQALAGRPSGPPHVRITGIDDPVSKYARGEGLEAVGRRLTAISEKYQIPLVFHAVSEFGPEINAEMLHIQPGEALAVNFALQLHHTPDESVDVNNPRDGLLRLVRALSPKVMTLVEQESNTNTAPFFTRFMETLDYYSAMFESIDVTLPRDSKDRINVEQHCLARDIVNIIACEGMERVERHELLGKWRSRLTMAGFKPFPLSPLVNSVVRSLLKTYSEHYNLLEKDEAVLLGWKNRSLVSASAWY
- the LOC116263868 gene encoding pentatricopeptide repeat-containing protein At1g28690, mitochondrial, which codes for MRFLLKSLVRKLHLLLNKGFLTDSIETASFVVHQRCRFHHHLARSSTDVCSILQDFIYSDAPSHGIFLHSFVLKAGLQWNSALCTKLVLLYLKSGYLGCAHQLFEEMPRRAVSSWNAMIAAYFKQRNLDKSLELVYQMRESLELFDGFTYSCILRLSAGLRNLGIGRQVHCRILRCKVDCDRVLITGLVDMYAKNGKIEYARRLFDDVSEKNIVCSTAMISGYMKCGRVNDAEEIFNAVTERDVVVWNAMIEGYSLLVDNASRALIAFIEMQQAGLCPTVSTFASLIGACISLSALEQGQQIHAHVIKNHLWVDVRSGSALVDMYAKCGRIEDSRKVFDRMHHRNVITWTAMIDGYGKNGNVDESLHLFQNMKMLKVIPNYVTFLSVLSACGHGGLVDEGWEIFSSMKRDYGLSPRVEHYACMVDLIGRTGSLDEAVKFIELMPILPNEDVWGALLGASRLHGDVAMAAIAAKELFKLNSCKPGAYVALSNAYAAAGRWEGVHIVRELMKDSGVSKNAGCSWVETEEGLQTFHVG